A stretch of DNA from Allomeiothermus silvanus DSM 9946:
TCCGTTCGGAGGGGGAGCGGGTCATCTTCGGCAAGAGCAACTTAGCCGAGGTGGGCTTCTCTACGGGAATGGACTGGGCCTGGCTCGAGCCCACCCTCGAGGCCGGCCTTGACCGCTTTCCCTGGCTGGCCAAAACCGCTCTGGATCGCAAAGCTTCGTGGTGGGGGTATTACGAGGTCACCCCCGACCATAACCCCATCCTGGGCCGGATGCCGGGGGTGGAGGGCTGGGTCAATGCGTGTGGCTTTAGTGGGCATGGGGTCCAGCAAGCTGCCGCCGTGGGCCGCCTGATGGCCGAGGAAATTGCCGAGGGCCGCGCCGCTACCCTCAATATAGATCCGCTTCGCTATGAGCGGTTCTCGAGTCGGGCTCGAGTCGCTGAGCGGAATATCGTTTAATCCTCACTGGAGGAGATCTTTGTTCACCGACCAAAGACCAAGGGACTCTCGGGTTAAGGGTGGAAGCGCCGTCCTGGCCGACTTCTTGCTCTAATCAAGGCTTGGCTTAATGATTAATAAATAGTTTGACTAAAGTGAATAAATTACGCTAGAATCATATTCGTATAAAGCCTCTGACCTATGCCCTGCCACAAGCCTGTCTTGCAAAAAGGCCGACCAGCGGCTACACTGCGGAGCGGTAGGTGAAATGATGGGCAGCATCCTCATGATTAGAGCGCGCTTCTAGGCGCTCACCCTGACCCGAACTCCGCAACTATCGGGACAAAGTATTGTCCTGTGAGAGCTGGTGGCCTTCGGGCCGCCGGTTCTGTTTGGATGGCTTGAGAAGCTTTTTTTGCTGGGGGAGCTATGACGCTGCAGACACCTGTAGAGACCAAGACTGCCATTGAAGTACGGGATCTGAAGAAAGTATTTCGTAAGCGCGAGGGAATGTTTCGCAGTGTAGTGAAGGAAGAATGGGCGCTCAAGGGGGTGAGCTTCCACGTTTACGAGGGGGAAACCTATGGCCTGTTGGGCCCGAATGGCTCGGGGAAGTCTACCCTCATTCGCATCCTCTCCACCTTGCTTACCGCCGATGGCGGTACGGTGCGAATGCTAGGGCACAAGCTACCCGAGGGCGAGCGCGAGCTGCGCCGGAAGATGGGCCGGGTGAGCGTGGACGCAGCCTTCTACAAGAAGCTCTCACCGCGCGAAAACCTGCTCTACGCCGCGCAGCTCTATGGCCTCGAGCCCAAAAAGGCCGAGAAACGGGCGATGGAGATCTTAGAACGCCTGGGGATCGAGTCTCGCCGCTTCACCGACCCCATCGAGGAGATGAGCCGGGGAATGCAGCAGAAGATCGCCATCACCCGCGCGCTACTCATCAACCCGCCGTTACTGTTGCTGGACGAGCCCACCACCGGTTTAGACCCCAAGAGCCGTCGTGATGTACAGACATTTCTGGAGGATTTACGCCGTGAAGAGGGAACTACCATTCTCCTCACCACCCACGACATGGCCGAGGCCGAGAGGCTTTCCGACCGCATCGGTTTCCTGGCCCATGGTCGTCTGGTGGCGGAAGGGAGCGCAGCGGATCTCAAAGCGCAAGCTGGAACCGATGATCTCGAAGAGGCTTTCATTGTCCTAACCGGCGAGGAGATCAAAAAGGACGAAGAAGAGAGCGTCTAATGTCATATCTTCGATGCGGATCATTGACGTAAGGCGTACGACGTATGACGTGACCGAAAGGAGCTTTATGCTTGAACGATACTGGCGGCCCATGTGGGCCTTCGTGTTCCGTGACTGGCACCTAACCCGGCGCTACATGAGCTGGGTGGTGGTGTTTGTCTTTTACGCTATCGTCAACTCGGCGACCATCGCCCTCATCGGCAAGTCGCAGGACGACTTTAGGCTAACCCTCACCCTCTTGCTGGGGGTGCTGTTGTGGTCGTTCTTGTCAGCCATGTACAACGAGATCGCCAACTCCATCAGCTACGAGCGCTGGGAGGGAACTTTGGAGTACACCTTCATGGCCCCGGTCTCGAGGCTCATTCACCTCACCGGGGTCTCGCTCTTCGCGATTATCTACAGCGTCCTCAGGACGGTGGTGATCTTAGTAGGGCTGGTGCTCTTCATCCAGGTCTCGGTTTCAGGGGCGAACCTGCTGGGGGTCTTGGTGGTTTTGCTCGTGGCGAGCCTGGCCTTCATGGGCTTGGGGCTGATGGCCGCGATCCTTCCGGTGATGAGCCCGGAGAACGGGGCGCAGGCCACCAATATCTTCCAGGGCGTGCTGCTCTTGGTCTCGGGCATCTACTACCCGGTGAACGTGCTGCCCGCCTGGGTGCAGCCCTTGGCCTACTTGAGCCCGGCCACCTATGCCCTGGAGGCTTCCCGCAAGCTCATGGGCATCAACAACCCCGAATCCACGCCGACCCACCTGGTGGGGGCTCCCATCTCCTCGGTGCTACCCGAGCTGGGCATCCTGCTCTTGATGGGCGTAATCCTGATCCCGGCAGGGCTCTTGGTGTTCCACCAGGCCGAGGTCTGGGCTAAGCGTACCGGGAAGCTGAAGAGAACCGGCTAGGGCTGGTTGGTTCAGACTGAGTGTCGAGGAAGGTTTTGCAGCCCTTCTAAAGGCTGCGTTAACCCTTTGCACAGCGTCGGGTCAGGCCCAGCTTAGCCAGGCCTAAGCTGACCTCAATACCTTTGCCTCGGAGGTGACAGCATGCATCTGAAAGCAAAGTTATTAGGGCTTGTTGCGGCTAGCGGCTTTCTCGCCGGGTGCGGATTGCTGCCCGGGGTTGGGGGGCAGCAGGTGTTGGGCTCGTTCGTAGACAGCCAAGACGGCACCTACAAGTGGGCTAACGTGAACACGAGCAAAGTGCGCTTGGCGCTAGTGGGGATCGGGCAAGGCGGGCTGCCCACCTACGATAACCAGCAGGAGATCAAGAACATAAACCAGTTCAAGACCTACGTCATGGAGCTTCCCACCAGCGCCAGCGAGGCAGCCTACCGGGTATACGCCTATTGTGACGCCAACAGCAACAGCCGCCTCGATTCCGGTGAGGACATTGCCGATAGCGGCAGCAAATACCTGCTCTACGCCAGCAGCGAGGGGAGCAAAACCTATCTCTTCGTCGGAACCATCAACGTCAAAAAGGGTTGGAACGGCTACGACAGCAGCAAAGCCCAAGACAGTACCAACCCCTACCAAGGGGAGAGCTACCCCAACTACAACTTGACCTTGCGGGCAAATTGCCAGTAAACCGCCAGAAGCCGCAGGAGGGCCCAGCTCGGGCCCTCCTGGCATTTATTTTGACCAAAGCGGGTAGGATAGTCCCTGGCACAGTTGTAGGAAGGCACGTATGGTCAAAACCGAAGGGCTTACCAAAGACTACAAGCGCTTCCGCGCGGTGGATCACCTGAGCTTCGAGGTACGACCCGGCGAGGTCTATGGCCTCTTGGGGCCGAACGGGGCAGGGAAGACCACCACCCTCCGCATGCTGGCGACGCTGCTTGTGCCTACCGGGGGAACCGCCACCGTGGCGGGCTTCGACATCCGAAGCCAGCCCCTGGAGGTACGGCGCAATCTGGGTATCGTCAACGGGGGGATGCAGGTCTACGAGCGGCTCACCGGGCGAGAGGTGCTCGAGTTCTTCGCCGGGTTCTACGGGATTGGTGGCAAGGTGTTCGAGGAGCGGCTGGATTGGGTGGTAGATTTGCTGCACATGGAGGACGCCATCGGGAAGCTAGTCAAGGAAATGAGTACCGGGATGCGCCAGAAGACCGTGATCGCTCGGGCCATCTTGCACCAACCGCCGGTTTTGCTGCTGGATGAGGCCACCGCCGGGCTGGACGTATTTGCTCGGCGGGCTCTGCTTGATTTTGTAAAGCAGTACCGCGACCTCGGCAAGACCCTGATCTATTCCACCCACGTAATGAGTGAGGCCGAAGAAGTATGCGACCGAGTGGGGTTCCTCTACGGTGGCAAGCTGGTCTATGAGGGGACTACCGCCGAGGCCCGGATGATCGGAGCAGGGAGCCTCGAGCGCGCCTTCGTCCACAAGGTGCAGGGGGTAGCGGCGTGAACGGGGCGCTTCGCATCTTTCGCAAGGAGATGCTCTCCACCCTGCGCGAGCGTCGGGTACTCTTCACCACCCTGATCCTACCCATTGTTCTGATGCCGGTGTTGATGTACGGCCCGCTCCTTTTCTTCGGCAACGCCGCCCGTCAGACCGCCGAGGCTACGCAAAAAGTAGGGGTGCAGAACCTTCCCGAAGCGGCTATCGCCGCCCTGCGCGCGGCCAAGCTCGAGCCGGTTCCCACCGACAGCCCGCTCAAGGATGTCCAGGAGAAAAAGTTTCAAGCCGCCGTGAGCTATCAAGGGAGTACCTTCACCGTTTACGGACGCTTGAGCGGAGCCACCCAGAGCAGCCTCGTGGTGGGCAAGATCCAAGAAGCCCTGCGGGGCTACAAGGATCGGCTCGTGGCTCAGGCCCTGCAAGAACGCGGGCTTTCGACCCAGATCCTCGAGCCGGTCAGCATCCGCACCCAAGACGCTTCCCGTCCCCAAGAGCGGGCGGCGGGGATCTTCGCTTTTTTGATCCCGTACTTTTTGGTAATCTTCATCCTCAACGGCGGACAGGCGGTGGCGATTGACGCTACAGCGGGCGAGAAGGAAAAAGGAACCCTCGAGGCCCTTCTGAGCGCCCCGGTCCCGGTGTTCCAGATCGTCTTGGGTAAAGCCTTAGCGGTGCTCACCGTAGCGCTCGCGGCGGCATTCGCTGGGGTCGCGGGGATCGTCTTGGGGGGCACGGTTATGCGTAGCCTGGTCCCCCAAGAGATACTGGGTGGTTCTCCTCTGGGTGGGGGGTTGAGCCTCGGACCTGCAGGTTATCTGGCTCTCTTGCTTACTGCGGTGCTGTTTGCGGCCATGATGGTCTCGGTACAGCTTTCGTTGGGGGTGTATGCCCGTACCTTTAAGGAAGCCCAGAGCTACATGGCTCCGCTATTGTTGGTATTCATCGTTCCGCTTTTGCTGTTGCAATTCTCAGACTTCTTGACCCAGCAAAGCTGGTACTACCTGGTCCCTGCCTTTAACGTGATGCTCCTGCTGGATGGGCTGGTGAAGGGTTCTGCTGAACAAGGGCAGGCCACCCTAACCTGGTTGAGCACGCTGATGTACGCGGCGCTGGCTCTAGGACTGGCGGTGCACAACTTCAGGCGAGAAGAGGTGGTGTTTAGAAATTAAACCTCAAATCGGATGCACTGGCGGTGGGCTTGTCATAGAGGAGGGCGGTGAAGTCGCAGCGATACCTAGGCCAAGGGCAGCAACGCGGGTTCTTCGTCCTGCTCGGCCAAGATCTTCGCCACATCGGGGTAGTTTTTGATGTTGTAAAAAGGATCCCGCTCGGCAGGGGTAAACCCGGCATCGGCAATGTGCCGCACGATCTGCTTGACGGTAGCATGGGTGCGGTTATGCCCGGCAGCTACTGATACTACGTTTTCCTCGAGCATGGTGCTGCCAAAATCATTCGCTCCGTAGAAGAGCGCGGCCTGGGCTACCTTGAATCCCATACTGGGCCAGGAGGCTTGCAGGTTGGGGATGTTGGTGAGGGCCAGCCGGGAGACCGCCAAGTTGCGCAGATACTCGGAAGCCGTAGCCCCGGGGGCTTTACCCTTAAGCCGGGTGTGCTCGGTTTGGAGGGTCCACATGGCGAACCCGGCAAAGCCGTGGCCATACTGCTCGAGCGCCCTGGCTTGCTGGTCGCGCAGCCCGATCAGGTGCTCGGCCCGCTGCTCGAAGCTCTCCCCGAAGCCGATCACCATCGTGGCGATGGTGTAAAGCCCCAGGCGCTGGGCAGCATCGAGGATGCGGAACCAGTCTTGGGTGCGGATTCTGGCCGGGGCGGCTTTGGCCCGCACCTCATCTACCAGGATCTCCCCCCCCGCTCCCGGCAGCCCGTCGAGCCCGGCCTCTTTGAGGTCGGCTAGGAGGTCCAGCGCGTCGCGCCCGGTGAGTTCCTCGAGCCCGTAGATTTCCTCCGGGCTGAAGGCGTCAATGCGTACCTCGGGATAGTGGGTCTTGAGGTAGCGCAGGAGATCCAAGTACCACTCGAAGGGGAGTCCTGGGTTGACCCCGCCCTGCATGAGGATACGCCGCCCTCCGATTTCCATCAGTTCCTCGACTTTGCGCCCGATCTCCTCGTAGCTGAGCGTGTAGGCATCAGCTTGGCGACGGGTGCGGTAGAAGGCGCAGAAGTTGCAGGCCACCGTGCAGATGTTGGTGTAGTTGATGTTGCGGTCAATTAGGAAGGTCACGATATCCGGGCGGGTCCGCCGCAACCGAATCTCGTGCGCTGCCGCGGCCAATTCGGGCAGAGGTAGAGAGTAGAGCGAGACGATCTCGGCCTGGTTGAGGGTTTCCCCGTTGACGGCACGCTCGAGCACATCCATGGCCCTATCGTACAACCTGACTTTGGGAAAAAGGTATCGGGTGAGGGATTGTCGGCGACCGTTATCCTGCCCTTCGCCGCCCCCCCAACCAGTAGCGCAGGATGTCGCGGTACATCCCCAGCCGGTAGCGAAACCCTTTCCAAAAGCCACGTTTTTTCTCCTTCATGACTTGGCTGGCTCCGGGTAGAGGGATATAGGCCCAGCGGGTGTTTGTCTTTCGTAGGTGATCGGTGATAAGGGGTTCAGGCCAGCGCTCGAGGGCTAGATGGGGTACCCCCCGAAGCCACTCGATCCGACAGGCCCGCTGCCCCGACAGATAGGGGGTGGCTCGGTTGCCGAAGTCGGTCAGGAAACCTCCTGAGCTAAAGACCCCGATGGTCATGTCCAGCTTGCCGGAGACTACCGGCTCGAGCAAACGGTGGAGGTGCTCGGGTTTCAACCCTACTAAATCGGCGTCTAGCAGCAGCACGAAAGGGGTTTGGACCGCTGCCAAGCCCGCCGCTAGGGCAGCCCCCTTGCCCCGGTTGAGCTCGAGCCGCACTACCTTAGCCCCGGCCTCACGCGCGACCTCGGAAGTCCGGTCTTTGGAGCCGTCATCGGCAACCACTACGGGGTATCCAGCCTGGCGGGCCACCCGTACCACCTCGGCCACGGTGGTTTCCTCGTTGTAAGCGGGGATGAGCACGGTGGCTTGGTTCATCGGTGACCTTTCGCAGCAAGGTGGGGGTGGGGTAGAAAAGCGGGAAACTTCATGGGTGTAGTTGGCCTAGGGGCATCCAACGTAGACCCCAGTCTACCCGGTGCGAATGCTCGAGATGTGTGGGGTAATTCTCGGCGTGGCGCAGAAGATGAGCTCGGGTTTTCTCAAGCCGCAAGGCTCACCCGCCCATCAGGCGGCGGATGTCGTTGAAAGTGAACAGCACGAACAAAAACAGCAAGAAGGCCAGTCCTAGGTAATTCACGTAGGCTTCCTGCTCGGGTCGAATCCGGCGGCCAAAGAGGCTTAAAAGCCCTCCCAGCAGCACGAAAAGGATGCGCCCACCGTCGAGGATGGGGATGGGCAGCAGGTTGAAGATGGCCAGCGAGAGGTTGAGCCCGGCGGCCAAGGTGAGGAGGCTACCCAGCCCCTGCCGAGCGGCTTCCCCGGTAGCGACTGCGATCCCCACCGGCCCCGCTACGTCCCCTGAGGGGTTGCCCGAGATGGCCCCGCCCACCCCACGCACTAGGCTGCTAAAAAACTGCGGGATAAGCCGCACGGTAAGTCTGGGAGCCTCGAGCAGCCCTTGCCAGAAGGGTAATTTGACAAATTCCTGGTAGGGGGCTAGCCCGATCCCGATGCGGTCTTGGGGGGTTCCCGTCCAAGTGAAGGGAACCTCGAGGATCTGTTTTCCTCGCTCGACCGTAAAGGTGTAGGCCCCCGGTTTCTGCCGCACCCGGGTGATGTCGCCCACACTGGTCAGGCGATGGCCGTTGATTGCGGTGATGACGTCGCCGGGGCGCAACCCGATCCGCTCGGCCAGGCTCCCCGGTGTAACTTGAGTGATGATGGCCCGGCTGTTGTCCACCTGCCCACGGGGTACGCCCTCGGTAGCGAAGACGGTGGCCAGCAAGACCCATGCCAGCAGGAGATTCATGACAACCCCACCCACCAACACCAACAACTTGCCGGGGATCGAGAGCCGGGCATAGCCGTGGGGGGGCACACCGGGCAGTTCTTGCATCCCGTCGATCTCGGCGTAGCCGCCCAGTGGGATCAGATTGAGCCGCCATTCGGTGTCGCGCCAGCGAAAGGCCAATAGCCGCGGGCCGAACCCCAGGGCGAAGGTCTTGACTCCTACCCCTTGAACCTTAGCCGCCCAGTAGTGGCCTAGTTCGTGGACGAAAATAGCGATTCCGATGATTAAGATGAACCAGAGTAAACTCATGGATGCTCCGAAAGCTGCTAAGCCCCCATCAATTCTAGGGCTAGTCGCCGGGCCTCGCGGTCCGCCTGTTCGATATTCTCCCAGGTTAGTGTACCCTCCGGGGTTTGATACAACACTTTCTCGAGGATCCGGGCGATATCACAGTAGCCGATTCGCCCCTTCAGAAAGGCCTCCACCGCAACTTCGTCGGCGGCGTTCAAGACCGCTGGGGCCAGGCCCCCCATCCGTCCGGCCTCGTAGGCCAGAGCCAGCGCGGGGAAGCGCATTAGGTCGGGCGGATAAAACTCGAGCCGCTCGGGGATCGGCAGATCGCAAAGCGGGGTGGGGAGCCGTTCGGGGTAGGTGAGTGCGTACTGGATCGGCAAGCGCATATCGGTGGGACCCAGTTGGGCCTTGAGGTTGCCATCCTGGAAGCGCACCAGCGAGTGTACGTAGGACTGCGGGTGGATCACCACCTTGACCTTCTCTAAGGGGAGCCGAAAGAACTCTTTGGCCTCGAGGACTTCTAGTCCCTTGTTGAAGAGGGTGGAGGAATCCACCGTCACCTTGGGTCCCATTCTCCAGCGTGGGTGGTTGAGGGCCATTTGGGGGGTGACCCCGCAGAGGTCAGCAGGTTCGTGTAGGAACGGACCCCCAGAGGCGGTCAGGATCAGCTCGGCCACGCCCCCGAAGGGCTCGCCCACTAGGGATTGAAAGAGGGCGGAGTGCTCTGAATCCACCGGGAGGATCTCCGCCCCACTGGCTTCGGCCTCGGCCCACAGCAACGGCCCTGCCGCCACCATGCTTTCCTTGTTGGCCAGGGCTAGCCTACGCCCGGCCCGTACCGCCGAGCGCACCCCAGATAACCCTGCTAGGCCCGGAACCGCCCCCACTACCACATCTGACGGGTGGGCGGCAACCTCTTCGATGGGGGCAAGCTTTAGGTCAGGGAAGCGCTGGCGAAGTTCGGGTTGGATGGAGGGGTCGGCGGCCACGACCTCGGGTCGGAACTCCAGGATCTGTTCGCAGAGGGCCTCGAGGTTTTTCCCGGCGGCGAGCCCCACTACCCGGTAGCCACGCCAGCGGCACACGTCCAGGGTTTGGGTTCCGATGGAGCCGGTAGAACCCAATACCACGATTCGCTTGGCTGAAGACTCCGGCATCGCAGTCAGTGTACGGTAGTTGGGTTAGATCGGGTAAAAGATCACCAGCAGGTAATAGGCCAACGGAACCGAGAACAGTACGCTATCCATGCGGTCTAAGAGCCCACCGTGGCCGGGCAGAAAGCTCCCCGAGTCCTTCACCCCGCAGTAGCGCTTGAGCATGGACTCGGTGAGGTCGCCGAGTTGGGCCGCCAGCGAGAGCAGCAGGCTGAAGACGAATAGCTCGAGGGGCTGCAGCAGCGCAAAAGCGCTCTCCGGGTAAAAATGCCGCACGATGGAGGTGTAGATGAGGAGTACCCCGAAACTGCTCGCGATGCCCCCGATGGAGCCTTCCACGGTCTTACCCGGGCTGATGGTGGGGGCTAGCTTGTTCCGCCCGAAAAACCTGCCGATAAAATAAGCCCCCACGTCGGTGGCGAAGGCGGCCAGCAGGGGAAGGGTCAGCGTCCAGATACCCAGGGTGTCGTCGTGGGGATGGTAGCGGAGCAGGAGAAAATACCCCAGCATCCAGGGCAGGTACAAGAAGGCCATCAGGCTATAGGCAAAGCGGGGGATATTGGCCCCGTTGAGCAGCTCGTAGCTAAAGGCGCCGATGAGCACCAAGCCCAAGGCAATCTCGCGCCAGGGTATGCCGGGGTATTGGCTGGAGAGCGGGGGATAGGAAAACACCAGCATGAGTAGCCCGCCCCAGCGTAAGAATGCCATATTAAGTTCGATGCCCCGTTTGGCAAGCATGTCCCGCAGCTCGGCGCTACCCAGCCACAGCAGGAAGACCAAGGCGGGAATCACTAACGGTAGCCCTACCCACATGATGAAGCCCAGGATAGCCACCCCCACCACCGAGGAGACCACCCGAGTAGTCAGGGACTCCTCGTGGGCTTCAGATTTGTTGCTTTGCGACGGTTCTTCAATGATGGGCTAACCTCCTTGACCCAACAGCATAACCGCAAAGCTGGGAGTGCGGGGGAAGTTCGAAATGTGGATTGATCCTCCTCGCCAACCACCATGGGCTGCCGATAGCTGTTCGCCGCGGTTTGCCCTATCCGCCCAAAATTTCATGCTCCTTTTTCTCTAGAGCAGAGTCCACTTTGCCGATGAATTCATCGGTGATCTTTTGAATCTCGGCCTCAGCCCGTTTGATGTCGTCTTCGGAAAGGTGTTGCTCCTTACCCAGCTTCTTGGCTTTATCCACCGCTTCCCGCCGGGCGTTGCGCACAGCTACCCGGGCTTCCTCGGCGTAGTGCTTGACTGCCTTCACCAACTCGCGACGGCGTTCTTCGGTGAGGGGGGGGATGCTGATAAAGAGGGAGTCCCCCTTGTTGTTGGGGTTGAGGCCTAGGTCTGAATCGCGGATTGCTTTTTCGATAGATTTAAGCGCACCTGCGTCCCAGGACTGAATGACCAGCGTGCGCGCATCCGGCGCGGTGATGGTGCCTAGCTGCTCAATCGGCATCAGCGAGCCGTAATAATCCACCCGGATGGACTTGAGGATAGCCGGGTTAGCCCGTCCAGTACGCAGGCCGGAAAGGTGGTGCTCGAGAGCATCCAGCGCTTTTTGCATGTGGTTACGGGTTTCGGTGTAGAGGTCTTTGAGCATGGTCGTACCTCCGAAAGCTTGGCGTATCGCCCATAGCTTATAGCTTGCCCAGTCGAGGGTCGAGCGCTGTGTCCCTTGACTCCACCGTTTACGCTCTTACCCGTGAATCAGCGTTCCCACTTGATCGCCTTGGATGATGCGTACCAGATTGCCTGGTTGGAAGATATCGAAGACCACGATTGGGAGCTTTTTGTCCATGCACAGGCTGATCGCGGTAGCGTCCATGACCTGTAGGCCCTGGTTGAGCACGTCCATATAGCTCAAGATATCGTAGCGCTGGGCCGAAGGGTTTTTCAGGGGATCATCCGAGTACACCCCATCTACCTTGTTTTTCGCCATCAGCACCACCTCGGCCCCCACCTCGAGCCCCCGCAGTGCCGCGGTGGTATCGGTGGTGAAGAAGGGGTTGCCGGTTCCCCCGCCAAAGATCACCACCCGCCCTTTCTCCAGGTGGCGCAAGGCACGGCGGCGGATGTAGGGCTCGGCTACCTGGCTGATGGTGAGGGCCGTCTGCACCCGGGTGGGCACGCCCAAGCTCTCCAGGGCATCCTGCAGGGCCAGCGAGTTCATGATGGTGGCGAGCATCCCGATGTAATCAGCGGTGGCCCGGTCCATCCCCACCCCTTGCTTGGCCCCCCGCCAGAGGTTTCCCGCCCCAACCACCACCGAAAGCTGGACCCCGGTGCCGTGGGCTTGGGCGATCTCCTCAGCCAAGGCCTTGGTGGGCCCGGGTTGGATGCCAAAGCCTGTACTGGTCAGAAACTCGCCGCTGAGTTTGAGGAGTACGCGTTTGTATCTCATATGCCTAGGGTGAGGGCTCGAGGGCTAAAAAAGAGGGCCAAGCGCTGGACGCTTGACCCTCGACCCTCGGCACTGCTACGCTCCTACCTCGAATCGGGCGAAGCGCCTTACCACGATGTTCTCGCCGATCTTGGCCACGGCGGCTTTGATCAGGTCGCCTACTTTCACCTTGTCGTCCTTGACGAAAGGTTGCTCGAGCAGCACGGTTTCCTCGTAGAACTTGCGCAACCGGCCCTCGGCGGCTTTCTCAGCGATGTTTTGCGGCTTGCCCTCGTTCAAGAGCTGCTGGATGTAGATAGCCCGCTCTTTCTCCAGTTCCTCCGCCGGGATCTCCTCCACGCTCACGTAGCGGGGGTTGGCCATGGCGATGTGCATGGCGATGTCCTTGGCGAGCTGCTGGAACTGCTCGTTACGGGCCACAAAGTCAGTCTCGGAGTTGAGTTCGACCATCACCCCCACCCGAGCGTTGTGGTGGATGTAGTAGCCGATGATCCCCTCGCGGGCCTCGCGGTCGGCTTTTTTGGCGGCCTTGAGCGCGCCCCGTTCCCGCAGCAGGGTAGTAGCCTTCTCGGCGTCCCAACCCGCGTCCTCAAGGGCTTTTTTCACATCCATCATCCCCGCGCCAGTGGCCTCGCGGAGTTTTTTGATTTGTTCGGTTTGCGTCATAGTTACCTCTAAGCGTTAGCTTCCTCGGCTTGGCTTTCCTCGAGCTCGGTGGGGGCCGTGGCCCGGATAGGGGTAGCGGCTCCGCCCCGGGTCTCTACGATGAGGTCGGTGAGCCGGGTCACGATGAGCTGGATCGAGCGAATGGCATCGTCGTTGCCGGGGATGATGTAGTCACACAAATCCGGGTCGGAATCAGTATCGGCCAAGGCTACTACCGGGATGCCTAACTTGCGGGCTTCCTTGACGGCGATGGCTTCCTTGGTCGGGTCGATCACGAAGAGGGCATCGGGCAGGCGTTTGAGCTTGCGGAAACCGCCCAGGTTCTTTTGCAGTCGGTCCATCTCGTGCTTGAGCCGCACCTGTTCGGTCTTGACCCGCTCGTTGATCTCTTCCGAGGCGAAGAGGTTCTCGAGTTCTTGCAGGCGGTTCACCTGCGCGGTAATGGTGCGGAAGTTGGTAAGCATCCCGCCCAGCCAGCGCTGGTTGACGTAGGGCATCCCGGCCCGGTCGGCCTCTTGCTGCACGATCTCTTGGGCTTGCTTCTTGGTACCTACGTAGAGGATGGTGCCGCCGCGCATGGCCAGGTCTTGCACGTACTTGAAGGTACGCTCGATC
This window harbors:
- a CDS encoding ABC transporter permease → MNGALRIFRKEMLSTLRERRVLFTTLILPIVLMPVLMYGPLLFFGNAARQTAEATQKVGVQNLPEAAIAALRAAKLEPVPTDSPLKDVQEKKFQAAVSYQGSTFTVYGRLSGATQSSLVVGKIQEALRGYKDRLVAQALQERGLSTQILEPVSIRTQDASRPQERAAGIFAFLIPYFLVIFILNGGQAVAIDATAGEKEKGTLEALLSAPVPVFQIVLGKALAVLTVALAAAFAGVAGIVLGGTVMRSLVPQEILGGSPLGGGLSLGPAGYLALLLTAVLFAAMMVSVQLSLGVYARTFKEAQSYMAPLLLVFIVPLLLLQFSDFLTQQSWYYLVPAFNVMLLLDGLVKGSAEQGQATLTWLSTLMYAALALGLAVHNFRREEVVFRN
- a CDS encoding glycosyltransferase, with the protein product MNQATVLIPAYNEETTVAEVVRVARQAGYPVVVADDGSKDRTSEVAREAGAKVVRLELNRGKGAALAAGLAAVQTPFVLLLDADLVGLKPEHLHRLLEPVVSGKLDMTIGVFSSGGFLTDFGNRATPYLSGQRACRIEWLRGVPHLALERWPEPLITDHLRKTNTRWAYIPLPGASQVMKEKKRGFWKGFRYRLGMYRDILRYWLGGRRRAG
- a CDS encoding ABC transporter permease; the encoded protein is MLERYWRPMWAFVFRDWHLTRRYMSWVVVFVFYAIVNSATIALIGKSQDDFRLTLTLLLGVLLWSFLSAMYNEIANSISYERWEGTLEYTFMAPVSRLIHLTGVSLFAIIYSVLRTVVILVGLVLFIQVSVSGANLLGVLVVLLVASLAFMGLGLMAAILPVMSPENGAQATNIFQGVLLLVSGIYYPVNVLPAWVQPLAYLSPATYALEASRKLMGINNPESTPTHLVGAPISSVLPELGILLLMGVILIPAGLLVFHQAEVWAKRTGKLKRTG
- a CDS encoding M50 family metallopeptidase — protein: MSLLWFILIIGIAIFVHELGHYWAAKVQGVGVKTFALGFGPRLLAFRWRDTEWRLNLIPLGGYAEIDGMQELPGVPPHGYARLSIPGKLLVLVGGVVMNLLLAWVLLATVFATEGVPRGQVDNSRAIITQVTPGSLAERIGLRPGDVITAINGHRLTSVGDITRVRQKPGAYTFTVERGKQILEVPFTWTGTPQDRIGIGLAPYQEFVKLPFWQGLLEAPRLTVRLIPQFFSSLVRGVGGAISGNPSGDVAGPVGIAVATGEAARQGLGSLLTLAAGLNLSLAIFNLLPIPILDGGRILFVLLGGLLSLFGRRIRPEQEAYVNYLGLAFLLFLFVLFTFNDIRRLMGG
- a CDS encoding ABC transporter ATP-binding protein, giving the protein MFRSVVKEEWALKGVSFHVYEGETYGLLGPNGSGKSTLIRILSTLLTADGGTVRMLGHKLPEGERELRRKMGRVSVDAAFYKKLSPRENLLYAAQLYGLEPKKAEKRAMEILERLGIESRRFTDPIEEMSRGMQQKIAITRALLINPPLLLLDEPTTGLDPKSRRDVQTFLEDLRREEGTTILLTTHDMAEAERLSDRIGFLAHGRLVAEGSAADLKAQAGTDDLEEAFIVLTGEEIKKDEEESV
- a CDS encoding ABC transporter ATP-binding protein — translated: MVKTEGLTKDYKRFRAVDHLSFEVRPGEVYGLLGPNGAGKTTTLRMLATLLVPTGGTATVAGFDIRSQPLEVRRNLGIVNGGMQVYERLTGREVLEFFAGFYGIGGKVFEERLDWVVDLLHMEDAIGKLVKEMSTGMRQKTVIARAILHQPPVLLLDEATAGLDVFARRALLDFVKQYRDLGKTLIYSTHVMSEAEEVCDRVGFLYGGKLVYEGTTAEARMIGAGSLERAFVHKVQGVAA
- the dxr gene encoding 1-deoxy-D-xylulose-5-phosphate reductoisomerase, producing MPESSAKRIVVLGSTGSIGTQTLDVCRWRGYRVVGLAAGKNLEALCEQILEFRPEVVAADPSIQPELRQRFPDLKLAPIEEVAAHPSDVVVGAVPGLAGLSGVRSAVRAGRRLALANKESMVAAGPLLWAEAEASGAEILPVDSEHSALFQSLVGEPFGGVAELILTASGGPFLHEPADLCGVTPQMALNHPRWRMGPKVTVDSSTLFNKGLEVLEAKEFFRLPLEKVKVVIHPQSYVHSLVRFQDGNLKAQLGPTDMRLPIQYALTYPERLPTPLCDLPIPERLEFYPPDLMRFPALALAYEAGRMGGLAPAVLNAADEVAVEAFLKGRIGYCDIARILEKVLYQTPEGTLTWENIEQADREARRLALELMGA
- the mqnC gene encoding cyclic dehypoxanthinyl futalosine synthase → MDVLERAVNGETLNQAEIVSLYSLPLPELAAAAHEIRLRRTRPDIVTFLIDRNINYTNICTVACNFCAFYRTRRQADAYTLSYEEIGRKVEELMEIGGRRILMQGGVNPGLPFEWYLDLLRYLKTHYPEVRIDAFSPEEIYGLEELTGRDALDLLADLKEAGLDGLPGAGGEILVDEVRAKAAPARIRTQDWFRILDAAQRLGLYTIATMVIGFGESFEQRAEHLIGLRDQQARALEQYGHGFAGFAMWTLQTEHTRLKGKAPGATASEYLRNLAVSRLALTNIPNLQASWPSMGFKVAQAALFYGANDFGSTMLEENVVSVAAGHNRTHATVKQIVRHIADAGFTPAERDPFYNIKNYPDVAKILAEQDEEPALLPLA